One region of Oncorhynchus nerka isolate Pitt River linkage group LG22, Oner_Uvic_2.0, whole genome shotgun sequence genomic DNA includes:
- the LOC115105872 gene encoding calcyphosin-like protein isoform X2 translates to METVTQTAGIMAGTSRHDREMAVNAKNQLSVCTDPVDRLRMQCLARGSSGIKGLGRTFRIMDDDNNRTLDVKEFMKGLNDYGVLIDKDEAMTMFQRFDRDNSGLIDFDEFLLTLRPPMSNARKEVIMQAFRKLDKTGDGVITIEDLSGVYNAKYHPKYQNGEWTEEQVFRKFLDSFDSPYDKDGKVTKEEFLNYYCGVSASIDSDVYFILMMKNAWKL, encoded by the exons ATGGAAACTGTAACGCAG ACTGCAGGTATCATGGCAGGGACGTCACGACATGATCGGGAGATGGCGGTGAACGCCAAAAACCAGCTGTCTGTTTGCACAGACCCTGTGGATCGACTGAGGATGCAGTGTCTCGCACGAGGCTCTTCTGGCATCAAGGGTCTgggcag AACATTCAGGATAATGGATGATGACAACAACCGTACATTGGATGTGAAGGAGTTTATGAAGGGGCTTAATGACTACGGTGTCCTCATTGATAAAGATGAGGCCATGACAATGTTTCAACGTTTTGACCGGGACAACAGTGGACTCATTGACTTTGATGAATTTCTCCTCACTCTCAGG CCCCCGATGTCCAATGCCAGGAAGGAGGTGATCATGCAGGCCTTTAGGAAGCTGGATAAAACTGGTGACGGGGTGATCACTATTGAAGATCTGAGTGGGGTTTACAATGCCAAGTACCACCCCAAATATCAAAACGGGGAGTGGACAGAGGAGCAAGTATTCCGCAAATTCCTGGACAGCTTCGACTCTCCTTACGACAAGGACGGAAAG GTCACCAAGGAGGAGTTTCTCAACTACTACTGCGGAGTCAGCGCCTCCATCGATAGTGATGTCTATTTCATTCTCATGATGAAAAATGCATGGAAATTGTGA
- the LOC115105872 gene encoding calcyphosin-like protein isoform X1, with amino-acid sequence METVTQVGRGAADLCLCWLQVALQICTTAGIMAGTSRHDREMAVNAKNQLSVCTDPVDRLRMQCLARGSSGIKGLGRTFRIMDDDNNRTLDVKEFMKGLNDYGVLIDKDEAMTMFQRFDRDNSGLIDFDEFLLTLRPPMSNARKEVIMQAFRKLDKTGDGVITIEDLSGVYNAKYHPKYQNGEWTEEQVFRKFLDSFDSPYDKDGKVTKEEFLNYYCGVSASIDSDVYFILMMKNAWKL; translated from the exons ATGGAAACTGTAACGCAGGTAGGGAGAGGAGCCGCTGATCTTTGTTTGTGTTGGCTACAGGTTGCTTTACAAATTTGTACG ACTGCAGGTATCATGGCAGGGACGTCACGACATGATCGGGAGATGGCGGTGAACGCCAAAAACCAGCTGTCTGTTTGCACAGACCCTGTGGATCGACTGAGGATGCAGTGTCTCGCACGAGGCTCTTCTGGCATCAAGGGTCTgggcag AACATTCAGGATAATGGATGATGACAACAACCGTACATTGGATGTGAAGGAGTTTATGAAGGGGCTTAATGACTACGGTGTCCTCATTGATAAAGATGAGGCCATGACAATGTTTCAACGTTTTGACCGGGACAACAGTGGACTCATTGACTTTGATGAATTTCTCCTCACTCTCAGG CCCCCGATGTCCAATGCCAGGAAGGAGGTGATCATGCAGGCCTTTAGGAAGCTGGATAAAACTGGTGACGGGGTGATCACTATTGAAGATCTGAGTGGGGTTTACAATGCCAAGTACCACCCCAAATATCAAAACGGGGAGTGGACAGAGGAGCAAGTATTCCGCAAATTCCTGGACAGCTTCGACTCTCCTTACGACAAGGACGGAAAG GTCACCAAGGAGGAGTTTCTCAACTACTACTGCGGAGTCAGCGCCTCCATCGATAGTGATGTCTATTTCATTCTCATGATGAAAAATGCATGGAAATTGTGA
- the LOC115105871 gene encoding interleukin-7 receptor subunit alpha isoform X3: MEDIKVMSLCYTDDKKQRCLKEKGNNVTFTDLDTLQSYNLTVQLKRGGTFWKTMSLKKIIKPRSPWVVNATFLRSSNRALIYIGNPYLNDYLKPSNQLFQLRICSVKNALVKNITYQPLIIEGGEYLHKNTEYHVKVRAKPSGGYFDGSWSEWSASISFSTNTETDVQVLSYSLIVPIASLLLVTLAVGLFWRKQIHSFIWPSIPHPKHTLLQIPQTYEPMKHGPPVSFNPEVFSDLNIQLVEPDKEQDLTSLPPDSDSHRLAEVKDQYLIQERDGDTTSCHTTSSGGSETILLRCESPGVHLNGGARSSRNSGSTVGILDLRSDFESVETDDSDGNIGPEGLGATQQGGKDEAYVTMSSFYQIQ, encoded by the exons ATGGAGGACATAAAAGTCATGAGTCTTTG CTACACAGATGACAAAAAGCAACGCTGTTTGAAAGAGAAGGGGAATAATGTCACATTTACGGACCTGGACACTCTGCAATCGTATAATCTCACCGTTCAATTAAAACGAGGTGGCACATTTTGGAAAACAATGAGTTTGAAAAAAATAA TTAAACCCAGGAGTCCTTGGGTGGTGAATGCCACATTTCTGAGGAGCTCCAACCGGGCTCTTATATACATTGGGAATCCATACCTGAACGATTACCTGAAACCCAGCAATCAACTGTTCCAACTTCGCATCTGTAGTGTCAAAAATGCTCTG GTTAAAAACATAACCTATCAGCCTCTGATCATTGAGGGGGGCGAGTACCTCCATAAGAACACAGAGTATCATGTCAAGGTTCGAGCCAAGCCAAGCGGAGGGTACTTTGATGGCAGTTGGAGTGAGTGGAGCGCCTCTATCAGTTTCAGCACCAACACAG AGACAGACGTGCAGGTGCTTTCCTATTCTCTCATCGTGCCCATTGCTTCTCTGCTGTTGGTTACTTTGGCAGTTGGTCTTTTCTGGAGAAAACA AATACATTCCTTCATATGGCCAAGCATTCCACATCCCAAACACACACTTCTCCAGATCCCCCAGACCTATGAGCCAATGAAG CATGGCCCACCTGTGAGCTTTAACCCCGAGGTGTTCAGTGACCTCAACATCCAGCTGGTGGAGCCGGACAAGGAGCAAGACCTTACCTCCCTACCCCCTGACTCTGACTCCCATCGACTCGCTGAGGTCAAAGATCAATACCTCATTCAAGAGCGTGATGGGGATACGACGTCCTGCCATACCACCAGTAGTGGAGGGTCGGAGACGATACTGCTTAGGTGTGAGTCCCCAGGAGTGCACCTCAACGGTGGGGCGAGGAGCAGTAGGAACAGTGGCTCCACCGTGGGGATCCTGGATCTGAGGAGTGACTTTGAGAGTGTGGAGACAGACGACAGTGATGGTAACATTGGTCCTGAGGGGCTAGGTGCTACTCAGCAAGGAGGCAAGGATGAGGCTTATGTCACCATGTCTAGTTTCTATCAGatccagtga
- the LOC115105871 gene encoding interleukin-7 receptor subunit alpha isoform X1, whose translation MAYSLWIALLMLPVLVHSQSGEELVDNEPRILCTSHLSVSAANSLTCHLDDDTDNDDEMEDIKVMSLCYTDDKKQRCLKEKGNNVTFTDLDTLQSYNLTVQLKRGGTFWKTMSLKKIIKPRSPWVVNATFLRSSNRALIYIGNPYLNDYLKPSNQLFQLRICSVKNALVKNITYQPLIIEGGEYLHKNTEYHVKVRAKPSGGYFDGSWSEWSASISFSTNTETDVQVLSYSLIVPIASLLLVTLAVGLFWRKQIHSFIWPSIPHPKHTLLQIPQTYEPMKHGPPVSFNPEVFSDLNIQLVEPDKEQDLTSLPPDSDSHRLAEVKDQYLIQERDGDTTSCHTTSSGGSETILLRCESPGVHLNGGARSSRNSGSTVGILDLRSDFESVETDDSDGNIGPEGLGATQQGGKDEAYVTMSSFYQIQ comes from the exons ATGGCATACAGCCTATGGATTGCCTTACTCATGCTCCCGGTTCTGGTGCACTCTCAAAGTGGAGAAGAATTGGTTGACAATG AACCCAGAATACTCTGCACCTCTCATCTCAGTGTCTCGGCAGCAAACAGCCTAACCTGCCACCTTGATGATGACACCGATAATGATGATGAAATGGAGGACATAAAAGTCATGAGTCTTTG CTACACAGATGACAAAAAGCAACGCTGTTTGAAAGAGAAGGGGAATAATGTCACATTTACGGACCTGGACACTCTGCAATCGTATAATCTCACCGTTCAATTAAAACGAGGTGGCACATTTTGGAAAACAATGAGTTTGAAAAAAATAA TTAAACCCAGGAGTCCTTGGGTGGTGAATGCCACATTTCTGAGGAGCTCCAACCGGGCTCTTATATACATTGGGAATCCATACCTGAACGATTACCTGAAACCCAGCAATCAACTGTTCCAACTTCGCATCTGTAGTGTCAAAAATGCTCTG GTTAAAAACATAACCTATCAGCCTCTGATCATTGAGGGGGGCGAGTACCTCCATAAGAACACAGAGTATCATGTCAAGGTTCGAGCCAAGCCAAGCGGAGGGTACTTTGATGGCAGTTGGAGTGAGTGGAGCGCCTCTATCAGTTTCAGCACCAACACAG AGACAGACGTGCAGGTGCTTTCCTATTCTCTCATCGTGCCCATTGCTTCTCTGCTGTTGGTTACTTTGGCAGTTGGTCTTTTCTGGAGAAAACA AATACATTCCTTCATATGGCCAAGCATTCCACATCCCAAACACACACTTCTCCAGATCCCCCAGACCTATGAGCCAATGAAG CATGGCCCACCTGTGAGCTTTAACCCCGAGGTGTTCAGTGACCTCAACATCCAGCTGGTGGAGCCGGACAAGGAGCAAGACCTTACCTCCCTACCCCCTGACTCTGACTCCCATCGACTCGCTGAGGTCAAAGATCAATACCTCATTCAAGAGCGTGATGGGGATACGACGTCCTGCCATACCACCAGTAGTGGAGGGTCGGAGACGATACTGCTTAGGTGTGAGTCCCCAGGAGTGCACCTCAACGGTGGGGCGAGGAGCAGTAGGAACAGTGGCTCCACCGTGGGGATCCTGGATCTGAGGAGTGACTTTGAGAGTGTGGAGACAGACGACAGTGATGGTAACATTGGTCCTGAGGGGCTAGGTGCTACTCAGCAAGGAGGCAAGGATGAGGCTTATGTCACCATGTCTAGTTTCTATCAGatccagtga
- the LOC115105871 gene encoding interleukin-7 receptor subunit alpha isoform X2 has translation MFRFLSLPEPRILCTSHLSVSAANSLTCHLDDDTDNDDEMEDIKVMSLCYTDDKKQRCLKEKGNNVTFTDLDTLQSYNLTVQLKRGGTFWKTMSLKKIIKPRSPWVVNATFLRSSNRALIYIGNPYLNDYLKPSNQLFQLRICSVKNALVKNITYQPLIIEGGEYLHKNTEYHVKVRAKPSGGYFDGSWSEWSASISFSTNTETDVQVLSYSLIVPIASLLLVTLAVGLFWRKQIHSFIWPSIPHPKHTLLQIPQTYEPMKHGPPVSFNPEVFSDLNIQLVEPDKEQDLTSLPPDSDSHRLAEVKDQYLIQERDGDTTSCHTTSSGGSETILLRCESPGVHLNGGARSSRNSGSTVGILDLRSDFESVETDDSDGNIGPEGLGATQQGGKDEAYVTMSSFYQIQ, from the exons ATG tttcGTTTCCTTTCCCTTCCAGAACCCAGAATACTCTGCACCTCTCATCTCAGTGTCTCGGCAGCAAACAGCCTAACCTGCCACCTTGATGATGACACCGATAATGATGATGAAATGGAGGACATAAAAGTCATGAGTCTTTG CTACACAGATGACAAAAAGCAACGCTGTTTGAAAGAGAAGGGGAATAATGTCACATTTACGGACCTGGACACTCTGCAATCGTATAATCTCACCGTTCAATTAAAACGAGGTGGCACATTTTGGAAAACAATGAGTTTGAAAAAAATAA TTAAACCCAGGAGTCCTTGGGTGGTGAATGCCACATTTCTGAGGAGCTCCAACCGGGCTCTTATATACATTGGGAATCCATACCTGAACGATTACCTGAAACCCAGCAATCAACTGTTCCAACTTCGCATCTGTAGTGTCAAAAATGCTCTG GTTAAAAACATAACCTATCAGCCTCTGATCATTGAGGGGGGCGAGTACCTCCATAAGAACACAGAGTATCATGTCAAGGTTCGAGCCAAGCCAAGCGGAGGGTACTTTGATGGCAGTTGGAGTGAGTGGAGCGCCTCTATCAGTTTCAGCACCAACACAG AGACAGACGTGCAGGTGCTTTCCTATTCTCTCATCGTGCCCATTGCTTCTCTGCTGTTGGTTACTTTGGCAGTTGGTCTTTTCTGGAGAAAACA AATACATTCCTTCATATGGCCAAGCATTCCACATCCCAAACACACACTTCTCCAGATCCCCCAGACCTATGAGCCAATGAAG CATGGCCCACCTGTGAGCTTTAACCCCGAGGTGTTCAGTGACCTCAACATCCAGCTGGTGGAGCCGGACAAGGAGCAAGACCTTACCTCCCTACCCCCTGACTCTGACTCCCATCGACTCGCTGAGGTCAAAGATCAATACCTCATTCAAGAGCGTGATGGGGATACGACGTCCTGCCATACCACCAGTAGTGGAGGGTCGGAGACGATACTGCTTAGGTGTGAGTCCCCAGGAGTGCACCTCAACGGTGGGGCGAGGAGCAGTAGGAACAGTGGCTCCACCGTGGGGATCCTGGATCTGAGGAGTGACTTTGAGAGTGTGGAGACAGACGACAGTGATGGTAACATTGGTCCTGAGGGGCTAGGTGCTACTCAGCAAGGAGGCAAGGATGAGGCTTATGTCACCATGTCTAGTTTCTATCAGatccagtga